One window from the genome of Jeotgalibaca sp. MA1X17-3 encodes:
- a CDS encoding NUDIX hydrolase → MYEPFNRKEKQDKEKILNLLDTSSDLLTRKNEQAHFTASAWVVNETFTKTVMAYHNIYQSWAWLGGHADGEIDLLQVALREVTEETGLQNIQAVTEDIFSLEILDVPAHIKNKKEISSHLHLNVTYLIVADEKETLRIKPDENSAIAWMDLEEAVERSQEPFMKTIYEKLNEKVLKLKKK, encoded by the coding sequence ATGTATGAACCATTTAATAGAAAAGAAAAACAAGATAAAGAAAAGATCCTGAATCTATTGGATACAAGCAGCGATTTGTTGACAAGAAAAAATGAGCAGGCACATTTCACTGCATCTGCCTGGGTAGTAAATGAAACGTTCACAAAAACAGTGATGGCGTACCATAATATTTATCAATCATGGGCTTGGTTAGGAGGACATGCGGATGGAGAAATTGACTTGCTACAAGTAGCTTTACGAGAAGTAACCGAAGAAACAGGACTTCAGAATATCCAAGCAGTCACAGAAGATATTTTTTCTTTAGAAATTTTAGATGTCCCAGCTCATATAAAAAATAAAAAAGAAATTTCTTCTCATTTGCATCTAAATGTTACCTACTTAATTGTTGCAGACGAGAAAGAAACGTTACGAATAAAACCAGATGAAAATAGTGCAATTGCATGGATGGATTTAGAAGAGGCTGTAGAAAGAAGTCAAGAACCTTTTATGAAAACCATTTATGAAAAACTAAACGAAAAAGTTTTAAAATTAAAAAAGAAGTAA
- a CDS encoding MalY/PatB family protein, translated as MKYDFTTRLSRKEMGAVKWEKMYECNPNVAEDVVPLSVADMELKNPPEVIEGLKDFLDETVLGYTGAYPAFEDAVVNWQKKRHQWDIQKEWIVHTQGVVAAFYAAIRAFTEKGDGVILFRPVYYPFGMAIEDNNRTEVNVPLRNENGSYTIDFEAFEEAAAKPENKMLIFCSPHNPVGRVWKKEELERLAEIAVKHNIFIVSDEIWYDFTMPEHPHTVMATVNEALNKQLIVCTSPSKTFNLAGMVISNIIIPNKNVREEFTKEILSVRGDMIGILGFKACELAYTQSEAWLDELLLLIQKNQQLVTTYFEEHFPQIKTYPSEGTFLQWVNFEALGMSNEEMEHFLQIEAEFFTDGGYIFGEEGKGYERINLALPTDCLHLQLKKLGTALHKKGF; from the coding sequence ATGAAATACGATTTTACAACACGCTTGAGTCGCAAAGAAATGGGAGCTGTAAAATGGGAGAAGATGTATGAATGCAATCCCAACGTAGCAGAAGATGTTGTTCCTCTTTCCGTTGCTGATATGGAATTAAAGAATCCACCAGAAGTAATCGAAGGTTTAAAAGATTTTCTAGACGAAACAGTACTAGGATACACCGGAGCTTATCCTGCATTTGAAGATGCAGTTGTAAATTGGCAGAAAAAACGGCATCAGTGGGACATCCAAAAAGAATGGATTGTTCACACACAAGGGGTTGTAGCAGCATTTTATGCAGCAATCCGTGCCTTTACTGAAAAAGGCGATGGCGTCATTCTTTTCCGACCGGTCTACTACCCATTTGGAATGGCCATCGAAGATAATAATCGAACAGAAGTAAACGTTCCTTTACGGAATGAAAATGGTAGCTATACCATTGATTTTGAAGCGTTTGAAGAAGCCGCTGCAAAACCAGAAAATAAAATGCTTATTTTCTGTAGTCCACATAATCCTGTAGGACGAGTTTGGAAAAAAGAAGAGTTAGAACGATTAGCTGAAATTGCAGTAAAACATAATATTTTTATTGTTTCTGATGAAATTTGGTACGATTTTACTATGCCCGAACATCCTCACACTGTGATGGCAACCGTCAATGAAGCATTGAATAAACAATTAATTGTCTGTACTTCGCCTTCTAAAACCTTTAATTTAGCTGGAATGGTTATTTCTAATATTATTATTCCTAATAAAAATGTCCGCGAAGAATTTACAAAAGAAATTCTTTCTGTTCGTGGAGACATGATTGGCATTTTAGGTTTTAAAGCTTGTGAGCTAGCCTATACTCAATCAGAGGCTTGGTTAGATGAACTTCTTCTCTTGATTCAAAAAAATCAACAACTAGTTACTACCTATTTTGAGGAACATTTCCCTCAAATTAAAACCTACCCTTCCGAAGGTACCTTTCTCCAGTGGGTAAATTTTGAAGCCTTAGGTATGAGTAATGAAGAGATGGAACACTTTCTACAGATTGAAGCCGAATTCTTTACAGATGGAGGATATATTTTTGGAGAAGAAGGTAAAGGGTATGAACGGATTAACCTCGCACTTCCTACTGATTGTCTCCACCTACAGCTTAAAAAGCTTGGTACCGCCTTACATAAAAAAGGATTTTAA
- a CDS encoding DUF438 domain-containing protein, which yields MSEKKQSQRSQEFERRQVILKDLILRLHNNEEEEQIKIEFKEHFGTVSAFEISVMERRLMGEGIEAEEIMRLCNVHASLFNGSIEAVYENSEEQDKPGHPVRVLKEENLAIESSLDRIGKILLAYLPQPEADLKKGLLLQLDILWEIDKHYARKEYSYFTFMEKYGMMAPPKVMWGVDDEIRELIKGFRSLIENDQLDVAEEAFEKMRYEVEEMIVKEEEIMLPMIQPFFNEDDWIAIAEETEEIGYCIIKPEAKWHPERESFSSTEELPENDDENIHFETGYLTKKELEKMLNSQPLELTFVDANDIVKYYNEGPGEKLLPRTKSAIGREVYNCHPPKSQPIVRKLIQDFKAGLKDSETLWFHARGHYLMVTYMALRNDDGTYMGTFETVQDIGDIVNLDGENRDIK from the coding sequence ATGAGCGAAAAAAAACAGAGCCAACGTTCACAAGAATTCGAGCGTCGTCAAGTGATACTAAAAGACTTAATCTTACGTCTTCACAATAACGAAGAGGAAGAACAAATCAAAATAGAATTTAAAGAACATTTTGGAACCGTAAGTGCCTTTGAAATTTCCGTAATGGAACGTCGTTTGATGGGAGAAGGAATTGAAGCCGAAGAAATCATGCGCCTTTGTAATGTTCATGCTTCTCTTTTTAATGGTTCTATCGAGGCTGTTTATGAAAATAGTGAAGAACAAGATAAACCAGGACATCCAGTTCGCGTTTTAAAAGAAGAAAACCTAGCGATAGAAAGTTCTTTAGATCGGATTGGAAAAATTTTATTAGCGTACCTTCCTCAACCCGAAGCAGACTTAAAAAAAGGACTCCTCTTACAACTGGATATTCTTTGGGAAATCGATAAACATTATGCTCGTAAAGAATACTCTTACTTCACCTTTATGGAAAAATATGGAATGATGGCTCCACCAAAAGTAATGTGGGGAGTAGACGACGAAATTCGCGAATTAATTAAAGGTTTCCGTTCTTTAATCGAAAATGATCAGTTGGACGTTGCAGAAGAGGCATTTGAAAAAATGCGTTATGAAGTAGAAGAAATGATTGTAAAAGAAGAAGAAATCATGCTTCCAATGATTCAACCTTTCTTCAATGAAGACGACTGGATTGCGATTGCTGAAGAGACAGAAGAAATTGGGTACTGTATCATTAAACCAGAAGCAAAGTGGCATCCAGAACGGGAAAGCTTTTCTTCTACAGAAGAATTACCTGAAAATGACGATGAAAATATTCACTTTGAAACAGGATATTTAACGAAAAAAGAGCTAGAAAAAATGCTTAACTCTCAGCCACTGGAGCTTACGTTTGTTGATGCGAATGATATTGTAAAATATTATAATGAAGGACCTGGTGAAAAATTGCTACCACGTACGAAAAGTGCGATTGGACGTGAAGTATACAATTGTCACCCACCCAAAAGTCAACCGATTGTCCGAAAGTTAATTCAAGATTTCAAAGCAGGTTTAAAGGATTCGGAAACACTTTGGTTCCATGCGCGCGGACATTATTTGATGGTAACGTACATGGCTCTTCGGAATGATGACGGAACTTATATGGGAACCTTTGAAACCGTTCAAGACATTGGAGATATCGTAAATTTAGATGGAGAAAACCGTGATATTAAATAA
- a CDS encoding DUF1858 domain-containing protein: protein MMNEISLQDTVYDVIKTYPEVREILIDLGFTPLRDNAMLHTAGRMMTIGRAAKQFGLSYETIVSAMKTHGFQLKETEL from the coding sequence ATGATGAATGAAATTAGCTTACAAGATACCGTATATGATGTAATCAAAACATATCCAGAAGTACGAGAAATATTGATTGATTTAGGTTTCACACCGCTTCGTGATAATGCGATGCTACATACAGCAGGCAGAATGATGACGATTGGTCGTGCTGCCAAACAATTCGGTCTTTCATACGAAACAATCGTTAGCGCCATGAAAACACATGGATTTCAATTGAAGGAGACAGAGTTATGA
- a CDS encoding C39 family peptidase, whose amino-acid sequence MKKIFRILLLSLAVGICFLAIEMYLKKPNVHAELVSQISESIQIEEYNNVENLKQNGKLDLVRTSAVPLFVQTDDEWKDLPYGTDGTKDMGENGCALAVLAMVGNYHGYGSTPKTLLEWAQEDYYVDGAGTSWDIFADYAALHDFNFLNLGNNMQGAIEQLEQGHLVVVSVKKSQFTEVGHIMLLTGYENGQFSLNDPNDDDTKLHNYKWMEASTIEEASVNYWSYY is encoded by the coding sequence ATGAAAAAAATATTTAGAATTTTATTGCTTTCTCTTGCAGTAGGAATATGTTTCCTCGCTATAGAGATGTATTTAAAAAAACCAAATGTGCATGCAGAATTGGTGAGCCAAATTTCTGAAAGCATACAAATAGAAGAATATAATAATGTAGAAAATCTAAAACAAAACGGGAAATTAGATTTGGTTCGTACTAGTGCGGTTCCTCTATTTGTTCAGACAGATGATGAATGGAAAGACTTACCGTACGGGACAGATGGTACTAAAGATATGGGAGAGAACGGTTGTGCTCTTGCAGTATTAGCGATGGTCGGAAATTACCATGGGTATGGTTCTACACCAAAGACCTTATTAGAGTGGGCCCAAGAGGATTATTATGTAGATGGGGCAGGTACAAGTTGGGATATTTTTGCAGATTATGCGGCTCTTCATGATTTTAATTTTTTGAATCTTGGGAACAATATGCAAGGGGCAATTGAACAATTAGAGCAAGGACATCTAGTAGTGGTGTCTGTGAAGAAGAGTCAATTTACTGAAGTAGGACATATTATGTTACTAACGGGATATGAGAATGGTCAATTTAGTTTGAATGACCCTAATGATGATGATACAAAACTGCATAACTACAAGTGGATGGAAGCTTCTACAATAGAAGAAGCTAGTGTAAATTATTGGTCGTACTACTGA
- a CDS encoding asparaginase — MEKKKILLLGTGGTIASQVTEEGLDPNLTTEELLRYVPGIAEFSEVKSIQVANIDSTNISPAIWMTLAKVIKENYDQYDGFVITHGTDTMAYTAAALSYLIQSSPKPIIITGSQKPINMDITDSKTNLYDSFLYASSEKAAGVQIIFNGKVILGTRSRKTHTKRYEAFASINYPFLATIQDGRILSYIPGEKNQEPVFYEKLNASVGLFKLIPGANSEVLSFLFEKNTAVIIESYGVGGIPSLPELGFYKVIEEWTKKGKTVVMTTQVPNEGSDMEVYRVGQALKNRVKVLEAFDMITEAVVCKLMWILGQTKNPEEITKLFYTPISNDILYRK; from the coding sequence ATGGAAAAAAAGAAAATTTTATTACTTGGAACAGGAGGCACGATTGCTTCCCAAGTTACAGAAGAAGGATTGGATCCCAACCTGACAACAGAAGAATTATTGCGATATGTTCCAGGAATTGCCGAGTTCTCTGAAGTAAAATCCATTCAAGTTGCCAATATCGATAGTACAAATATTTCACCTGCCATTTGGATGACTCTCGCGAAAGTGATTAAAGAAAATTATGACCAATATGATGGTTTTGTAATCACTCATGGAACGGACACGATGGCCTATACAGCAGCAGCTTTATCCTACCTCATTCAATCTTCACCAAAACCAATTATTATAACTGGTTCACAAAAACCAATCAATATGGATATTACAGATTCAAAAACCAATCTATATGACAGTTTTCTATATGCATCCTCAGAGAAGGCTGCTGGGGTACAGATTATATTTAATGGAAAAGTAATTTTAGGTACACGATCACGTAAAACACACACAAAAAGGTATGAAGCTTTTGCTAGTATCAACTATCCGTTCTTAGCAACTATTCAAGATGGCCGAATACTTTCCTATATTCCTGGGGAAAAGAATCAAGAGCCGGTTTTTTATGAAAAATTGAATGCTAGTGTAGGGTTATTTAAGCTCATACCTGGTGCGAATTCAGAAGTGTTATCGTTTCTTTTTGAAAAAAATACTGCAGTTATTATTGAAAGTTATGGAGTGGGAGGAATCCCATCCCTTCCTGAGTTGGGCTTTTATAAAGTGATTGAAGAGTGGACAAAAAAAGGGAAAACGGTAGTAATGACTACGCAAGTTCCCAACGAAGGCAGTGACATGGAAGTGTACCGAGTAGGTCAGGCATTAAAAAATAGAGTAAAGGTATTAGAAGCTTTTGACATGATTACTGAAGCAGTCGTTTGTAAATTGATGTGGATTCTCGGTCAAACAAAAAATCCTGAAGAAATAACGAAGCTTTTTTATACTCCCATCAGCAATGATATTTTGTATAGGAAATAA
- a CDS encoding phosphoribosyltransferase, producing the protein MLFTNRKEAGSLLAEKLLPFKDEDVIIYTLPRGGVPLGVEVAKKLDAPLGLIITRKIGHPLNPEYAIGALSENGRAFYDASEIKHVEDDWLENTEASLRNEIKRRRLKYSGKLDSLVAGEGKTAIIIDDGIATGYTMKAAIDDVQKHHPAKIIVAIPVIPESMAQELEESVDEVVAIERTREYQGSVGSYYSDFSQVSDSEVTDLMATVKQHTI; encoded by the coding sequence ATGCTCTTTACAAACCGCAAGGAAGCTGGTTCACTATTAGCAGAAAAATTACTTCCTTTTAAAGATGAAGATGTCATTATTTATACATTACCACGAGGCGGTGTACCTTTAGGAGTAGAAGTTGCTAAGAAATTAGATGCACCATTAGGTTTAATTATTACTAGGAAAATTGGCCATCCTCTTAACCCTGAATACGCGATTGGTGCCCTGTCAGAAAATGGAAGGGCTTTTTACGATGCTAGTGAGATTAAACATGTAGAAGATGATTGGTTAGAAAATACGGAAGCCAGTCTTCGGAACGAAATCAAGAGACGTCGCTTGAAATACAGTGGGAAACTAGATTCTCTTGTTGCTGGAGAAGGTAAAACCGCCATTATCATTGATGACGGCATTGCAACTGGCTATACGATGAAGGCTGCGATCGATGACGTTCAAAAACATCATCCTGCTAAAATTATTGTAGCTATACCAGTAATACCAGAGTCTATGGCTCAAGAGCTAGAGGAGTCTGTTGACGAAGTAGTTGCAATTGAGCGTACGCGTGAATATCAGGGTTCCGTTGGTTCTTATTACTCCGATTTTTCACAAGTGAGCGATTCAGAAGTAACGGACTTAATGGCTACAGTAAAACAACATACTATTTAA